The following are encoded together in the Brassica napus cultivar Da-Ae chromosome A9, Da-Ae, whole genome shotgun sequence genome:
- the LOC111199037 gene encoding uncharacterized protein LOC111199037: MKSYLFDAGRNQVEMALLIVEGFCYGKIKLGSRSTFRVSLLFSLAAIETEILLSPSHLLRDRCPVDEPPSKSSPSTNLLPRRLFSTNLLPSRLLSTAHLLRHRCPDQRTSSQVVSVDDSPPTSSLLDESPPKSSPLDGFHPEASLCDWKVKGLLGEVRFDHQDCISKEIEEKQPFPPQFKFSDYKWVLITATHNLHRMRRLVGQRRTVTTMKSNLSFSKTKLSYAKLSFTNRKLSLSKTKPLRLCTLRSRRLNSDFHRSATVEVNRRLLRLASNQVADTTHVEMQTMESVMCGNGGTRL; encoded by the exons ATGAAGAGTTacttgtttgatgcaggaagaAACCAAGTGGAAATGGCCCTTCTTATA GTTGAAGGGTTTTGTTATGGAAAAATCAAATTGGGATCCAGATCGACATTTCgcgtctctctcttgttctctcTGGCGGCGATCGAAACGGAGATTTTGCTCTCACCGTCGCATCTCCTCCGTGACCGTTGTCCCGTCGACGAACCTCCTTCCAAGTCGTCTCCGTCGACGAATCTCCTCCCACGTCGTCTCTTCTCGACCAATCTCCTCCCAAGTCGTCTCCTCTCGACGGCACATCTCCTTCGTCACCGTTGTCCAGATCAACGAACCTCCTCCCAAGTCGTCTCCGTCGACGATTCTCCTCCCACGTCGTCTCTTCTCGACGAATCTCCTCCCAAGTCGTCTCCTCTCGACGGATTTCATCCCGAGGCATCTCTCTGCGATTGGAAGGTGAAAGG GTTATTAGGTGAGGTGAGGTTCGACCACCAGGATTGTATTAGCAAGGAGATCGAAGAGAAACAACCATTTCCTCCACAATTTAAG TTCTCGGATTACAAATGGGTCTTGATTACAGCTACTCACAACCTTCACAGGATGAGACGTTTGGTGGGGCAGAGACGGACAGTGACTACAATGAAGTCGAATCTCTCATTCAGCAAGACCAAGCTCAGTTACGCGAAGCTCTCATTCACCAACAGGAAACTCTCGTTGAGCAAGACCAAGCCCCTGCGTTTGTGTACCCTCCGCAGCCGGAGGTTGAATTCGGATTTCCACAGATCTGCTACTGTGGAAGTGAACCGAAGATTGCTACGTCTAGCATCGAACCAGGTCGCCGATACTACACATGTAGAAATGCAAACGATGGAGAGTGTCATGTGTGGAAATGGTGGGACGAGGCTGTAA
- the LOC125578133 gene encoding uncharacterized protein LOC125578133 — MYSRGTGKPTIVLEAVADYDLWIWHAFFGAPGTMNDLNILDRSPVFDDVINGIAPQVNFYVNGHPYHLAYYLTDGIYPDWATFIQSIRLPQSEKHSLFAKTQEAVRKDVERAFGVLQARFAVVRNPSNLWDKHKIGNIMRACIILHNMIVEDERAEMTQYVVPGYEESEEERFSVNMPSPLDVEIELELGADLEVVTELEAGMVVQLRQEWKLEIGEFAE; from the exons atgtattcacgaggaaCCGGAAAACCGACAATTGTGCTGGAGGCGGTTGCTGACTACGacctttggatatggcacgcgttTTTTGGAGCACCAGGTACCatgaacgatcttaatattcttgatcgatcacctgtttttgatgacgtTATTAACGGAATAGCACCACAAGTCAACTTCTATGTTAATGGTCATCCATACCATTTGGCCTATTATCTCACTGATGGGATTTATCCTGACTGGGcgacttttattcaatctatccgTCTACCACAAAGTGAGAAACATTCGTTATTTGCTAAAACCCAAGAAGCTGTTAGGAAAGATGTGGAACGTGCCTTTGGAGTCCTGCAAGCTAGATTTGCAGTCGTCAGAAATCCATCTAATTTATGGGATAAACACAAAATAGgaaatattatgagagcatgtatcatcctccataatatgattgtcgagGATGAACGGGCAGAAATGACACAATATGTGGTTCCTGGATATGAAGAAAGTGAAGAGGAAAGATTTTCCGTCAATATGCCTTCGCCACTCG ATGTTGAGATTGAACTGGAGCTTGGGGCTGACCTTGAGGTTGTGACTGAGCTTGAGGCTGGAATGGTTGTGCAGTTGAGGCAGGAGTGGAAGCTTGAGATTGGAGAGTTTGCAGAATAA